One stretch of Halarchaeum grantii DNA includes these proteins:
- a CDS encoding DoxX family protein — MTEQQDDGGASMSRLGRVALGLGLALQASEDFRDLEGAVEYAESEGVPMPSVLAPLGSGTMVSAGLGIALWKLPRLATGAAATFLTVVTLTMHDFWNDDPDDRSGDRLAFFGNLAMLGGVLIALREAWR, encoded by the coding sequence ATGACGGAGCAACAGGACGACGGTGGCGCTTCGATGTCGCGACTCGGGCGGGTCGCGCTCGGCCTCGGACTCGCCCTGCAGGCGTCGGAGGACTTCCGTGACCTCGAGGGGGCCGTCGAGTACGCGGAGTCGGAGGGCGTCCCGATGCCGTCGGTGCTCGCGCCGCTCGGGTCGGGGACGATGGTGTCGGCGGGCCTCGGCATCGCGCTCTGGAAGCTCCCGCGTCTCGCGACGGGCGCCGCCGCGACGTTCCTGACGGTAGTGACGCTGACGATGCACGACTTCTGGAACGACGACCCGGACGACCGGAGCGGCGACCGCCTCGCGTTCTTCGGGAACCTCGCGATGCTCGGCGGCGTCCTCATCGCGCTCCGCGAGGCGTGGCGCTGA
- a CDS encoding GtrA family protein, which yields MVRRYLRQLYEGPRATQLRRFFTVGLLTAGIQMALLWTFVDVGGLDYLVGAAVAIEITIVLSYVLNNAWTFRAVQHTSLRPYLRGLVRTNVVRGSAIPIQLAVLAALVELQSVPYLAANVGAIAVSGLYRYALDTRWTWKGGA from the coding sequence GTGGTGCGTCGGTACCTCCGCCAGCTCTACGAGGGGCCGCGAGCGACTCAGCTTCGGCGGTTCTTCACGGTCGGCCTCCTCACCGCGGGCATCCAGATGGCGCTCCTCTGGACGTTCGTCGACGTCGGCGGCCTCGACTATCTCGTCGGCGCGGCGGTCGCCATCGAGATCACGATCGTCCTCTCCTACGTCCTCAACAACGCGTGGACGTTCCGCGCGGTCCAGCACACAAGCCTCCGGCCGTACCTCCGGGGGCTGGTGCGGACGAACGTCGTCCGGGGCAGCGCCATCCCCATCCAGCTCGCGGTCCTCGCGGCGCTCGTCGAACTCCAGAGCGTCCCCTATCTGGCCGCGAACGTCGGCGCGATCGCCGTCAGCGGCCTCTATCGGTACGCCCTCGACACGCGCTGGACGTGGAAGGGCGGGGCGTAG
- a CDS encoding sulfatase produces MASGTAANVVLITVDSLRADAIGPYDDSRHTPVLDGLAERSAVFERAFATGNWTPFSFPSILASRPVFADTGDIGVTSSPTLASQLSEAGVATGGYNAANGFLTSHWGYDRGFDAFDAFVTSVGSGLYSRYLATHPTVEAWIQLATTPARRLSSWLRGTSDDRPFLDTSRLFDVEHAAQSFLADADGPFFLWVHYMDTHTPYVPAPRYIREVSDDLLGTHRMLHAHTRTGLGLGVDERTLTELRLLYQAAARQVDASIGRLLDALGDAGHREDTAVVVAGDHGEEFQEHGHLAHYPKLYDELVRVPLIVDVPGADARRVEGQVGLDAIPPTVTDLLDVDPAPEWTGDSLASTVVDGDAPADDPVVSVAVRGEDVTTQPIPRSLADGDLLVSVRDRDWTYIRNVDADAEELYYRPEDPGQHDDRTADPSAEARAVIERYRPITDAHAARLREREGDAAGDDAVDSDLETRLEALGYR; encoded by the coding sequence GTGGCTTCAGGAACCGCCGCGAACGTCGTCCTCATCACGGTCGACTCGCTCCGCGCCGACGCGATCGGCCCGTACGACGATTCGCGCCACACACCCGTATTGGACGGCCTCGCCGAGCGAAGCGCCGTCTTCGAACGCGCGTTCGCCACCGGGAACTGGACGCCGTTCTCCTTCCCGTCCATCCTCGCGTCGCGCCCCGTCTTCGCGGACACCGGCGACATCGGCGTCACCAGCTCGCCGACGCTCGCGTCCCAGCTCTCGGAGGCCGGCGTCGCCACCGGCGGGTATAACGCCGCGAACGGCTTCCTCACCTCGCACTGGGGCTACGACCGAGGTTTCGACGCGTTCGACGCCTTCGTCACGAGCGTCGGCTCCGGGCTCTACAGTCGCTATCTCGCCACGCACCCCACGGTGGAGGCGTGGATCCAGCTCGCGACCACGCCCGCACGCCGCCTCTCCTCGTGGCTCAGGGGGACGAGCGACGACCGCCCCTTCCTCGACACCTCGCGGCTCTTCGACGTCGAGCACGCCGCCCAGTCCTTCCTCGCGGACGCCGACGGCCCGTTCTTCCTCTGGGTGCACTACATGGACACGCACACACCGTACGTCCCCGCGCCCCGCTACATCCGCGAGGTCTCCGACGACCTCCTCGGCACGCACCGAATGCTCCACGCGCACACCCGCACGGGCCTCGGCCTCGGCGTCGACGAGCGCACGCTCACCGAGCTCCGCCTGCTCTATCAGGCGGCCGCCCGGCAGGTCGACGCGAGCATCGGCCGCCTCCTCGACGCGCTCGGTGATGCCGGTCACCGCGAGGACACCGCCGTCGTCGTCGCCGGCGACCACGGCGAGGAGTTCCAGGAGCACGGCCACCTCGCGCACTACCCGAAGCTCTACGACGAGCTCGTCCGCGTCCCCCTCATCGTCGACGTGCCGGGCGCGGACGCGCGCCGCGTCGAGGGACAGGTCGGCCTCGACGCCATCCCGCCGACGGTCACCGACCTCCTCGACGTCGACCCCGCGCCCGAGTGGACGGGCGACTCGCTCGCGTCGACGGTCGTCGACGGGGACGCCCCGGCGGACGACCCGGTCGTCTCCGTCGCCGTCCGCGGCGAGGACGTCACCACCCAACCCATCCCGCGCTCGCTCGCGGACGGCGACCTCCTCGTGAGCGTCCGGGACCGCGACTGGACGTACATCCGGAACGTCGACGCGGACGCCGAGGAGCTCTACTACCGGCCCGAGGACCCCGGCCAGCACGACGACCGCACGGCCGACCCGTCCGCCGAGGCGCGCGCGGTCATCGAGCGCTACCGCCCGATAACGGACGCGCACGCGGCCCGTCTCCGCGAACGCGAGGGGGACGCGGCCGGCGACGACGCGGTCGATTCGGATCTGGAGACGCGTCTGGAAGCGCTCGGGTACCGCTAG
- a CDS encoding RNA-guided endonuclease InsQ/TnpB family protein — MVVKARRTVRIPLRLSEDDRDSLHATHAPYQDCQNETVDYCWPDRPKRPGDLSTSKGDAEAALYYPLREQTDDLHSNLVQKAIKDAVSAVNSCQSNWTAGRRVSKPHFGDGREAEWTMHYDKRAATYSRYKVSLATVDGRVEARYVLPAELEGTPYSTYVLDHRWSFATSTLVYDGERFWLHASMHRSYTTVPTPTIFVDADVDLETPEDTIRVLGVDRNVEGSLAVTSTGGFYGNADALNDYRARQEALRGELQQTGTHAAHERIRTRRGQEWRHYDDLVHRVANAVVQDALRVEATHVVFENLTDIRKRISNLPKFQQWLFSKLSDYVEYKLEPYGVEVDTVNPAYTSQGCSRPDCECVSEHNRQDKTFECVECGYAVDADYNAARNIGLRYLEEHSPASHTRSSGWVTSQLALMSGTLTPAGTFVGRNWESTDKPTTSVVGH, encoded by the coding sequence ATGGTTGTGAAGGCGCGTCGTACCGTCCGCATTCCACTCCGACTCAGCGAGGACGATCGAGACAGCCTTCACGCCACCCACGCCCCCTACCAAGACTGCCAGAACGAGACGGTCGACTATTGCTGGCCCGACCGCCCCAAACGACCAGGCGACCTCTCCACGTCGAAAGGCGACGCCGAGGCCGCCCTCTACTACCCGCTGCGCGAGCAAACCGACGACCTCCACAGCAACCTCGTGCAGAAAGCCATCAAAGACGCCGTCTCCGCCGTGAATTCGTGCCAGAGTAACTGGACGGCGGGTCGTCGCGTCTCCAAACCACACTTCGGGGACGGGCGAGAGGCCGAGTGGACGATGCACTACGACAAGCGCGCCGCCACGTACTCCCGCTACAAAGTCAGTCTCGCTACTGTGGATGGTCGCGTGGAGGCGCGATACGTCCTCCCGGCAGAGTTAGAGGGGACGCCGTACTCGACGTACGTCCTCGACCATCGGTGGTCGTTTGCGACTTCGACGCTCGTCTACGACGGCGAGCGATTCTGGCTGCACGCCTCGATGCACCGCTCGTACACCACGGTGCCGACACCGACGATTTTCGTCGACGCCGACGTCGATCTCGAAACGCCGGAGGATACGATCCGTGTCCTCGGCGTGGATCGCAACGTCGAGGGGAGTCTGGCTGTGACGAGTACGGGCGGCTTCTACGGGAACGCCGACGCGCTGAACGACTACCGCGCCCGACAGGAAGCCTTGCGCGGCGAACTTCAGCAGACGGGGACGCACGCCGCCCACGAGCGTATCCGGACGCGTCGTGGGCAGGAGTGGCGCCACTACGACGACCTCGTGCATCGCGTGGCGAACGCGGTCGTCCAGGATGCGCTTCGCGTGGAGGCGACGCACGTAGTGTTCGAGAACTTGACGGACATCCGTAAGCGCATCTCGAACCTGCCAAAATTCCAGCAGTGGCTCTTCTCCAAGCTCTCCGACTATGTCGAGTACAAGCTGGAGCCGTACGGCGTTGAGGTCGACACCGTCAACCCCGCATACACGAGTCAGGGATGCAGTCGGCCGGACTGCGAGTGCGTCTCGGAGCACAATCGCCAGGACAAGACGTTCGAGTGCGTCGAGTGCGGGTATGCGGTGGACGCGGACTACAACGCCGCGCGGAACATCGGACTGCGGTATCTCGAGGAACACAGCCCGGCGAGCCACACGCGTTCGTCCGGGTGGGTCACGAGTCAGTTGGCCCTGATGTCGGGGACGCTCACCCCCGCCGGCACGTTTGTCGGCCGGAACTGGGAGTCCACTGACAAGCCCACGACTTCAGTCGTGGGTCACTGA
- a CDS encoding AIM24 family protein, giving the protein MDVDEFVEANEPGESGERFELENGKLLDVDVDGTVIAKAGSMVAFDGDLTFSGKSSAEGGVMGFLKEKASSEGTPVMEVSGQGHLYLADQGKEVQLLELDDGEAISVNGPDVLAFEDAVSYEISVIGSLGGASAAGLTNVFLTGPGTVAITTHGDPLVLTPPVRTDPEATVAWSRNLSPSVESNRSLSDLVGSSSDERYQLVFEGEEGFVVVQPYEEGPVEPA; this is encoded by the coding sequence ATGGACGTAGACGAATTCGTCGAGGCGAACGAACCGGGGGAGAGCGGCGAGCGCTTCGAGCTCGAGAACGGCAAGCTCCTCGACGTCGACGTCGACGGCACGGTCATCGCGAAAGCCGGGTCGATGGTCGCCTTCGACGGCGACCTCACCTTCAGCGGGAAATCCTCCGCCGAAGGCGGCGTGATGGGGTTCCTGAAGGAGAAGGCCTCGAGCGAGGGGACGCCCGTGATGGAGGTCAGCGGACAGGGCCACCTCTACCTCGCCGACCAGGGCAAGGAGGTGCAGTTGCTCGAACTCGATGACGGCGAAGCCATCTCCGTGAACGGCCCCGACGTCCTCGCGTTCGAGGACGCCGTCTCCTACGAGATCTCGGTCATCGGGAGCCTCGGCGGCGCGTCGGCGGCCGGGCTGACGAACGTCTTCCTCACCGGCCCCGGGACGGTCGCGATAACGACGCACGGCGACCCGCTCGTCCTCACGCCGCCCGTCCGCACCGACCCCGAAGCGACCGTCGCGTGGAGTCGCAACCTCTCGCCGAGCGTCGAGTCGAACCGGAGTCTGAGCGACCTCGTCGGCTCCTCCTCAGACGAGCGCTACCAGCTCGTCTTCGAGGGCGAGGAGGGGTTCGTCGTCGTCCAGCCCTACGAGGAGGGCCCCGTCGAACCGGCCTGA
- a CDS encoding ATP-binding response regulator: MSAADIADLPASGTVLPLVADAANRRVLAEWLAERERYTLTGDTPADAAFDLCILDIRALVENRVVLAQRKASSRALLPYLLLVPDAKRDAVEAFRREHADLWRLVDGVVRVPIRQYDLGDRVESLLRLRAQSRALADRERELEILNRVLRHDIRNDMNVVLGWLSMLRDDATDDQLPTLDRVEAAADHVVELTLVAADIAKTLTGGDAVALRPMSLTRVLRAEVEKSREAFASARIEFVDDPPNVTVAANDLLGSVFRNLLNNAVQHNDTAHPVVAVDVEVRDGVVRVTVTDNGPGVPAGVRNSLFAEEVKGIESSGTGMGLYLVAALVDTYDGDVRLVDDDAPGATFVVELPVVEDATDAR; encoded by the coding sequence ATGTCGGCCGCTGACATCGCCGACCTGCCGGCGAGCGGGACGGTCCTGCCGCTGGTCGCGGACGCGGCGAACCGGCGCGTGCTCGCGGAGTGGCTCGCCGAGCGCGAGCGCTATACGCTCACGGGGGACACGCCCGCCGACGCCGCCTTCGACCTCTGCATCCTCGACATCCGCGCGCTCGTCGAGAACCGGGTCGTGCTCGCCCAGCGCAAGGCGTCCTCGCGTGCGCTCCTCCCCTACTTGTTGCTCGTCCCGGACGCCAAGCGCGACGCCGTCGAGGCGTTCCGACGCGAGCACGCCGACCTCTGGCGGCTCGTCGACGGCGTCGTGCGCGTCCCGATCCGCCAGTACGACCTCGGCGACCGCGTCGAGTCCCTCCTCCGGCTGCGCGCGCAGTCGCGCGCGCTCGCCGACCGCGAGCGCGAACTCGAGATCCTCAATCGCGTCCTCCGCCACGACATCCGCAACGACATGAACGTCGTGCTCGGTTGGCTCTCGATGCTCCGCGACGACGCGACCGACGACCAGCTGCCGACGCTCGACCGCGTCGAGGCCGCCGCCGACCACGTCGTCGAGCTCACGCTCGTCGCGGCGGACATCGCGAAGACGCTCACCGGCGGCGATGCGGTCGCCCTCCGGCCGATGTCGCTCACGCGCGTCCTCAGAGCGGAAGTCGAGAAGTCCCGCGAGGCGTTCGCGTCCGCGCGCATCGAGTTCGTGGACGACCCGCCGAACGTGACGGTTGCGGCGAACGACCTCCTCGGCTCCGTCTTCCGCAACCTCCTCAACAACGCCGTCCAGCACAACGACACGGCGCACCCGGTGGTGGCGGTCGACGTCGAGGTACGCGACGGCGTCGTGCGCGTCACCGTCACGGACAACGGCCCCGGCGTCCCCGCCGGCGTCCGCAACTCGCTCTTCGCGGAGGAGGTGAAGGGGATCGAGAGCTCGGGGACGGGGATGGGCCTCTACCTCGTCGCCGCGCTCGTCGACACGTACGACGGCGACGTCCGACTCGTCGACGACGACGCTCCGGGCGCGACGTTCGTCGTCGAACTCCCCGTCGTCGAGGACGCGACCGACGCGCGCTGA